The following proteins are co-located in the Nitrospira sp. genome:
- a CDS encoding D-sedoheptulose 7-phosphate isomerase encodes MKDFVLKAFADSASVKQQFAHDHADRIAQVAALMVVAFREGRKVLLFGNGGSATDAAHIAAEFVGRYKRERQPLPAIALATDIAAITCIANDYGYDELFARQVRAHGQKGDIAIAISTSGNSPNVLKGVEAARACGMITVAWTGGSGGKLAALVDHPFVVPSSVTARIQESHITLGHVLCELVEESLLGHAS; translated from the coding sequence ATGAAAGACTTCGTCCTCAAGGCCTTTGCCGATAGCGCGAGCGTGAAACAGCAGTTTGCGCACGACCATGCCGACCGGATCGCCCAGGTCGCCGCGCTGATGGTCGTGGCCTTTCGCGAAGGCCGCAAAGTCCTGCTGTTCGGCAACGGCGGCAGCGCCACCGACGCCGCGCACATCGCCGCGGAATTCGTCGGCCGGTATAAGCGCGAGCGCCAGCCGCTGCCGGCCATCGCCCTGGCCACCGATATCGCCGCCATCACCTGCATCGCCAACGACTACGGCTACGATGAACTCTTCGCCCGCCAGGTGCGCGCGCATGGGCAGAAGGGCGACATCGCCATCGCCATCAGCACCAGCGGCAATTCGCCGAACGTGTTGAAGGGTGTCGAAGCGGCCCGCGCCTGCGGGATGATCACCGTCGCCTGGACCGGCGGCAGCGGCGGGAAACTCGCGGCCCTTGTCGATCATCCATTCGTCGTGCCATCGAGCGTCACCGCCCGCATTCAAGAAAGCCATATCACGCTCGGCCATGTGCTGTGCGAACTCGTAGAGGAATCACTCCTTGGCCACGCGTCCTAA
- a CDS encoding TIGR02710 family CRISPR-associated CARF protein yields the protein MAHEQSIKALVMAFTDDADAAVYVINRLQPEALCFVLPEPAKGLVESAIQPKIERMPRRWDWITLAEAADVSACHHVLAHALPELLKTWEVHSGELVVDVTGATPAMAGALTLVTLPVSSRTISLLPWSEGQDGEAIDLNGRPVRWVQSNLWDDVAIVSRREASELFNRGLFSASARFFHEIEVRVSGGQKPTYRAFADLAEGYDFWERFHYRQAWDKLKTAAKALEMAALWGGPPGLKTVLPGIKANAGFLERLVLDPTAVKDSLALDLLAHAGRQLHGGHDPEAAMVALVRALEAFAQRQLFKQHKIKSWDVQPEQLPQALQETCRTCWLEDLDGKYKLSLQSQFRVLAGLGDQLGQAFLRDWPTMKPLLDAANQAVLGHGFEPVKAERVQQLYDIVLKLSGVTDSSLPNFPNLSL from the coding sequence ATGGCGCATGAACAATCGATAAAAGCCTTGGTGATGGCGTTCACCGACGACGCGGACGCCGCCGTCTATGTGATCAATCGTCTCCAGCCGGAGGCGCTCTGTTTTGTGCTGCCGGAGCCGGCGAAAGGGCTGGTGGAGTCCGCCATCCAGCCGAAGATCGAGCGCATGCCCCGGCGCTGGGATTGGATCACGCTGGCCGAGGCGGCGGATGTCAGCGCCTGCCACCACGTGCTGGCGCATGCGCTGCCCGAACTCTTGAAGACGTGGGAGGTGCATTCCGGCGAGCTGGTCGTGGATGTGACGGGCGCGACGCCCGCCATGGCCGGAGCCTTGACGCTCGTCACCTTGCCCGTGAGCTCACGAACGATTTCTCTATTGCCTTGGAGCGAGGGCCAGGATGGCGAGGCCATCGATCTGAACGGCCGGCCAGTGCGGTGGGTGCAGAGCAATCTGTGGGACGATGTGGCAATCGTCTCGCGGCGCGAAGCCTCCGAGCTGTTCAATCGCGGACTGTTTTCGGCCTCGGCCCGATTCTTTCACGAGATCGAAGTGCGCGTGAGCGGCGGACAGAAACCGACCTACCGCGCCTTCGCCGATCTCGCCGAGGGCTACGATTTCTGGGAGCGGTTCCACTACCGGCAGGCCTGGGACAAATTGAAGACCGCCGCCAAGGCGCTGGAGATGGCGGCCCTCTGGGGCGGCCCTCCTGGCTTGAAGACCGTATTGCCGGGGATCAAAGCCAACGCCGGATTTCTCGAACGTCTCGTGCTCGATCCCACCGCGGTCAAGGACTCGCTGGCGCTGGATCTGCTGGCGCACGCCGGCCGCCAGCTCCACGGAGGCCATGATCCCGAAGCAGCGATGGTCGCGCTGGTGAGGGCCCTCGAAGCCTTTGCGCAGCGGCAATTGTTCAAGCAACATAAGATTAAGAGCTGGGACGTGCAGCCGGAGCAACTCCCGCAGGCGCTTCAGGAAACCTGCCGGACGTGCTGGCTGGAAGACCTCGATGGGAAGTACAAGCTGTCGCTGCAGAGTCAGTTCCGCGTGCTCGCCGGACTGGGCGATCAACTGGGCCAGGCGTTTCTGCGCGATTGGCCCACGATGAAACCGCTCCTCGACGCGGCCAACCAGGCCGTGCTGGGCCATGGTTTCGAACCGGTCAAGGCCGAACGGGTGCAGCAGTTGTATGACATCGTTCTGAAGCTCTCGGGTGTGACCGACTCGTCGCTGCCGAATTTTCCGAACCTCAGTCTCTAG
- a CDS encoding four helix bundle protein has product MPFRFESLDIWHMAREYARKVYCATAKFPRHEDYGLRSQMNRAANSIGLNIAEGSAKGSQKAFDYHLEVAIGSTFEVAAASFLAVDNAYITSEEQKGLYDEGQKLARSINAFRNALG; this is encoded by the coding sequence GTGCCATTTCGGTTTGAGAGCCTGGACATTTGGCACATGGCGAGAGAGTATGCCCGGAAAGTCTATTGCGCGACTGCGAAATTTCCGCGCCATGAAGATTATGGCTTACGATCTCAGATGAACCGGGCAGCCAACTCGATCGGACTAAACATTGCGGAAGGCTCAGCCAAAGGGAGCCAGAAAGCCTTCGACTACCATCTTGAAGTGGCCATCGGATCAACTTTCGAAGTGGCTGCGGCTTCATTTCTTGCCGTCGATAACGCCTATATTACCAGCGAGGAGCAGAAGGGCTTATACGATGAAGGACAGAAATTGGCGAGGAGCATTAATGCTTTTCGGAATGCCTTAGGGTGA
- a CDS encoding YbgC/FadM family acyl-CoA thioesterase, with amino-acid sequence MEIRIYYEDTDCGGVVYYANYLKYFERARTHYIEQCGFSVAGLMAEGTVFVVVRTEVDYRSPARYGETILIDTVVSDVTPASFTFSHVLREKTSGRVVVEGSARLAATDGNGKVKRLDKGLVAALQSGATKGK; translated from the coding sequence ATGGAAATTAGGATCTACTACGAGGATACCGACTGCGGCGGGGTGGTGTATTACGCCAATTATCTGAAATATTTTGAGCGGGCACGCACCCACTACATCGAGCAGTGCGGATTCTCCGTCGCAGGGCTGATGGCCGAAGGGACTGTGTTTGTGGTCGTGCGGACCGAGGTAGACTACCGGTCGCCGGCCCGCTACGGCGAGACGATTCTGATCGACACGGTCGTGTCCGATGTCACACCGGCGTCGTTCACGTTCTCTCATGTGCTGCGCGAGAAGACGAGCGGGCGGGTGGTGGTCGAAGGCTCCGCGCGCCTCGCCGCGACGGACGGCAACGGGAAAGTGAAACGCCTCGACAAGGGGCTGGTCGCCGCGCTACAGTCCGGTGCCACGAAAGGGAAATAA